Proteins encoded within one genomic window of Pristiophorus japonicus isolate sPriJap1 chromosome 11, sPriJap1.hap1, whole genome shotgun sequence:
- the LOC139275904 gene encoding histone H2B-like, which produces MPEEKKPASKKGAKKAITKPSAKGGKKRRKSRKESYSIYIYKVMKQVHPDTGISSKAMGIMNSFENNIFERTVGEASRLAHNNKRCTISSREIQTAVRLLLPGELAKHAVTKYTSSK; this is translated from the coding sequence atgcctgaggagAAGAAACCAGCTTCGAAGAAGGGCGCCAAGAAAGCCATCACTAAACCCTCAgcgaagggcggcaagaagcgcagaaagtcgaggaaggaaagttactccatctacatctacaaagtgatgaagcaggttcaccccgacaccggcatctcctccaaggccatgggcatcatgaactcgtttgagaACAATATTTTCGAGCGCACcgtgggtgaggcttcccgcctggcccataacaacaagcgctgcaccatcagctcccgggagatccagaccgccgtgcgcctgctgctgcccggggagctggccaagcatgccgtgaccaagtacaccagctccaagtaa